Genomic segment of Chloroflexota bacterium:
CTCGTGGATGATCGCCAGGATCGGGCCGTTCGGGCCGCCCGGACGGGGCAGGGGCCGGTCAGGGTTCCCGCCAGGTTGCAGATAGATAAACCGCAGATTGCGGTCGTCGACGCCCGGCGCGGTAACCAGCCGGACGCGCTGCAACGGGCTGAGCTGATCGGCAGCCACCACATCGATGCGATGGTTCACCAGCAGGTCGTCGCTGTCGTAGAGGATGACGCCGTTCGGGCGGGCCAGCACGAGGCGCACGTCCAGCTCGTCGGCCTGCCGGTCCAGGAAGTCGCGGGCATCCTCCAGCGTGCGGCCCTGCTGCTCGACCTGCCGCGACTGCCCGAGGATCGGGCCGATCAGCGTTCCGAGGCGCAACAGCTCGCGCTGCTCCTGGTACTGGCGAATGATGAACACGAACCCGATGCCGACGAGCACCAGCGTCAGGAAGATGATGGCCGCGAACGCCAGGATGAGCCGCGCCCGCAGCGACCGGCCGGGCCGCAGACTGTCGAGCCAGGAGGTGGCCGGCGCGCGCTCGGCGGTGACCGCCGACATGCGGGTCGTCGGCAGCTCGTCGAAGCCGGACGGCCGGGGCCGCGCGCCCGAGGCCGGCGGGTTCGGGACGGGCGGCATCTCAGGCCTGGGTCTTGTTGCGGCCACCGGCTGCCCTCGTCGGAAGCTGATCGGCGGAGACGAGCTTGTAGCCGACGCTCCAGACCGTCTGAATGCGGGCCTGGGAGGAGGCCAGCTTCTCCCGCAGCCACGTCACGTGCACATCGACCGTCCGCGAGTCGCCGCCGTAGTCGTAGCCCCAGGCGACTTGCAGCAGCCGCTCGCGGTCGAAGACCACGCCGGGGCTGGCGGAGATGGTCGCCAGCAGGTCGAACTCCTTCGGCCGCAGATCGACCAGCCGATCCCCGATCCGGAACTCGCGCCGGTCGAGGTCGATGGTCAGATCCTCGAAGCGGATGACGCGGGTCGGCTCGTTGCCGCGCTCGGTGCGGCGCAGCACGGCCTTGACGCGGGCCACCAGCTCGCGCGGGTTGAACGGCTTGGTCACGTAGTCGTCCGCGCCCAGCTCCAGCCCAACCACCTTGTCCACGTCGTCGTCGCGGGCCGTCAGCATGATGATCGGGATGTCGCTGGTCTTGCGTA
This window contains:
- a CDS encoding response regulator transcription factor; this translates as MSGSTILVVDDERNIVQLARLYLRNEGYNVETAANGKEALEKVRQTSPSLILLDLMMPVMDGWEVCKQLRKTSDIPIIMLTARDDDVDKVVGLELGADDYVTKPFNPRELVARVKAVLRRTERGNEPTRVIRFEDLTIDLDRREFRIGDRLVDLRPKEFDLLATISASPGVVFDRERLLQVAWGYDYGGDSRTVDVHVTWLREKLASSQARIQTVWSVGYKLVSADQLPTRAAGGRNKTQA